Proteins encoded by one window of Flavobacterium sp. N502540:
- a CDS encoding tetratricopeptide repeat protein: MNEERYILFDQYLQGEMTVEEKNSFEKQLSEDHELASAFETFKEVQLQLKSKFEQEGEREAFTANLTEISEKHFNANKPKVVQMRPWYFAAAASIVILFGLFFFDYNQNPDFEDFNHPETASFVERGDADETLKQAEKAFNEKNYELAIPFFEEILKENKTPEIQYFYGVSLLEESDYKEAEAVFNELKSGTSAYKEKAKWNLALSKLKQKDYNACREILQTISQDYEDYDDVQELLDELD, translated from the coding sequence ATGAACGAAGAGCGTTACATATTATTCGATCAATATCTTCAGGGAGAAATGACTGTTGAGGAAAAAAATAGTTTTGAGAAACAATTGTCTGAGGATCATGAACTGGCTTCAGCCTTTGAAACTTTCAAAGAAGTGCAGTTGCAGCTCAAAAGTAAATTTGAACAGGAAGGAGAGCGAGAAGCTTTTACGGCAAATCTGACAGAGATTTCAGAAAAACATTTTAATGCCAACAAGCCTAAAGTGGTCCAAATGCGACCTTGGTATTTCGCAGCTGCGGCATCGATTGTTATTTTATTCGGACTGTTCTTTTTTGATTACAATCAGAATCCTGATTTTGAAGATTTTAATCATCCCGAAACCGCTTCTTTTGTCGAACGTGGGGATGCGGATGAAACTTTAAAACAAGCAGAAAAAGCATTCAACGAAAAGAATTATGAACTGGCAATTCCGTTTTTTGAGGAAATTTTAAAAGAGAATAAAACACCTGAAATACAATATTTTTATGGAGTTTCTTTACTGGAAGAAAGTGATTATAAAGAAGCAGAAGCAGTGTTTAATGAACTAAAATCAGGTACTTCAGCTTACAAAGAAAAAGCCAAATGGAATCTGGCACTGTCCAAATTAAAACAGAAAGATTACAATGCCTGCAGAGAAATCCTGCAGACCATTTCTCAGGATTATGAGGATTACGATGATGTTCAGGAGTTGCTGGACGAGTTGGATTAA